In Bdellovibrio svalbardensis, the sequence GGCGGACTGGATGCGGCCCTCAGCGCCACTTATCGACCTGACTTGGCTCCAGCAACCTTAAACATCGTGGGAAAACCAAATATTGCCAACAATGGTTATGTTTCAACTTTCACAGGCACCTATGTTGAAGGTCAATTCTCTGGCAACTTCACATCCACCAAAAAAGGACTCGAAGGATACATCTTCCTCAAAAAAGGAAAGACCTATCCAGCCCAATGTGCCTCAGTAACAAAGTAATTAAAAAGACTCATTTGAAATAAAAAAAGAGCTAGGAAAACCTAGCTCTTTTTTTTTGAGGTACGCCGTACCTATTTGAGGCTCAGTGCATTAGCTAACTTAACCTTTGCCTTCGAGTTCGGCCCATCTTGCATACAAACGTTCAATTTCAGCTTGAAGCTTTGCGATCTCAGAATACAGTTCTTGAACTTTTGAAGCTTTGCTTACAACTTCCGGAAGAACTGATTCCGCCTGTGCGGCTTCGAGCTTGGCTTCCAAGCCTTGAATAGTTGCTTCCATATTCTCAAGTTCAAACTTCTCTTTAAAGCTAAGCTTTTTGGTCTTACCCGCTGCCACTTTGGCCTCTTGCTTAACTTCTTCTTTTTTCTGATTCTCTAACTCTTTTTGCTCATCGAACCATTCTTCCCATTGCAAGTAACCCGCGAATCGCTCCATCGTGGTATTGCCATCTGGGTTCTTATGAAGGGCGATGATTTCCTTGGCAACCTGGTCCATGAAATAACGGTCATGGGTTACCAGAATGACTGCGCCATTAAACTCACGCAGTGACTCTTCGAGCACACCCAAGGTTGCCACATCCAAGTCGTTCGTAGGCTCATCCAGAACAAGAACTTGCGCTTCATTCAACATCAACTGTGCAATTCTCAAACGGGCCTGCTCGCCTCCAGAAAGCTTTTCTACAGGCAAATCCACTTGCTGACGATTGAATTGGAATCTCTCCAAATAACTGCGCGCAAAAACGTAGGAGCCTTGATAGTGAACATAGTCTCCATCCGGGCAGATGTTTTTCAGAACAGATTGTTTCGGATTCAAGGTCTCACGATTTTGTTCAAAATACGCGACTTTCAATTTTTCGGCTTGCTTCACTTCACCCGTGTCTGGCTGCTCTTGGCCCAGCAAAATACGAATCAAAGTGGATTTACCAGAACCATTGTCACCCAAAAGGGCCATGCGTGTTTTTGGTGAAACCAAGTATGAGAAGTCTTTAAATAGCACACGTCCATCGTAGGCTTTGGTGACGTTGTTCAATTCCATCAATTTCTGAGGATTGCGATCTGCATCTTTAAATTCGATCTTCACCAAACGTGACGCATTCTTTGCGGTCAGATCAGAAACATCATCTTTCAAAGTATAAGCTCTGTCGATACGGGCCTTTTGTTTCGTCAAACGTGCCTTAGCGCCACGACGAAGCCATTCCGTTTCACGACGAAGTGTGTTCTTCATCGTTTGCTCTTTGGCTTCCTGACCGGCCATCATCAATTCTTTGGCTTCAGTATAATCAGAATACTCACCCTCAATCGAGAATAAGTAATTTGGATTTTTTGGATCCAAATCGAAAATCTTGTTGGTCACTCGCTGCAAGAACAAGCGATCATGCGTGATGATCAGGGTGGCAAATTGCGCTTTAGCCAAGAATTCTTCCAACCACAAGATGCTGCTGACATCGAGATGATTCGTTGGCTCATCCAGAAGAAGAAGCTCCGGTCCGCGCACCAATTCACGGGCCAAGGCCACACGTTTTTTCCAACCACCAGACAGATCTTCCACTAAGAAGGTGTCACCGAATTGAGAAAGCTCTAAGCGCGCCATCCATTCATAAGCAGGACCAATATGTTCGTTGTAATCCGCATCACTCATGATCGCATCGAGAATGCTCACACCCGGCTCAAATACCGGAGTTTGATCGAGGAAGCCAATACGCAAACCTTTTTTACCGGTGACCTCACCGCTATCAGGCTTCATACGACCAGCAAGAATTTTTAAAAGTGTGGATTTACCAGCGCCATTGGGCCCGACCAGGCCCACGCGATCACCCTCTTCGATTCCGAGGCTGACATTTTTGAATAGAACTTTTCCGGCGAACGCTTTTTCAAGCTTGTGGGTATTAATTAAAAGCATGATGCAGTGTAAAGCATCATGCTTTTAATATCAATCAAACTCAGAGTCCTATCTATATTCACAATCCGCTGCAGCTGGATTAATTGCGTGCTGCTGGTATGTGAGCTGAGGGAACATATGGAAGAAGTCTACAGGACTTTTGTAGCCCTCAGGTGAAACCGGATCACCGTCAGCATTTGTCGCAGGACGAACCTGGCTCAACTTCATTCCACGACTATTGATGTAGTCGTAAGCTTGCGTAACTAGTGGGAACTCTTGATTTGGCGTCACTTGGCGGTGAGCGGGCTTCAACAGAACCACCTTGAAACCGTTGTCAGACAAGTAGTTCAAGATCAAAGGCAAAGCTTCGCCAGACTGCTTAAAGATATCATGCATCAACACGATCCCTTTGTTGTTAGAAGCTCTCAACTGCGTCACGAAAGATTTCAAAATATCCTGGCGGCGTTTTTCATAGTCAGGATTTTTGCTGACTTGGAACTGCCAGTCGAAGCTGTCGACGCTCCAACGGAAGTTTTTCAAACCCAACTCGGCAACGTTTCTTGCCATGTTCTGATTTGAACAACCATTTGGAAAGCGGAAGAAAGGATCAATAAATTTCGCCGCAGAGTAAACCGCCATATGGCCACCGACGAATTCCGACATGAAATAATCATAAGACATTTTGCCGCGATTCACCTGACGACCCATCATCAAAGTATGGAAGTAGGAGTGTGAACCCAGAATATGGCCCTCTGCCACAATACGCTTCGCCATCTCACTGTTCGCAAGAGCCATGCGTCCCGTACTGAAGAAGGCACCTTTCACTCCTGCCTTTTTAAGAGCGTTCAAAATATTCGTCGTCACGTTTTTTGTCGGGCCATCATCGAAGGTCAACATGACTTCTTTGTCTTTAAAACCCTGATTGCTCAAAACGTTCAGTTTTTCATCGACCACACGCTCTTCAAAAGCGATAGGACGAATTCGCGCAATGTCAGAATCCAAATCGAAGGAAGCTTTTCTGAATCTAGAGGCATAACTAATACGTGTCAGAAGCTCAGCACGGCAAGACTTCAAAGAAATCGCCGTAATCTCTGAATCAATGATATTTTCAACGTATTCCAATTGATGATGATCCAATGATTTCAAATGCGCACAAAGTGCAACGCCTGAGTTTCTATCCAGGCCCGGATTGCTCATAAAGCCTTGAAGCTTATGGAACTTCTCATCCCACTCGTCTCCGTTTTTTGCATTCTCGATACTCTTCATGATATCGCTATACGCTCCAGAAACTCGTTTATACTCAGCCACATAATTCGCAGTGGCGTCGTTCTCACCCCAAGCCAGGGATGCGCAGACACTAGTAACAACGTACAACGACGCTAAGACCTTTTTTGTAATCATAAGAGCACCTCGCGTGAGCTTCTTTGCGAGAGCCATACCTACTCAAACCCCTCTATATTCGATATGCCGGGACAAAATCTCGAAAAGAAACACAATATGCGCCCCCCTGTTTACGAATTCGACAGTTGAGTAAATAGTTACCAGGCCTCAGTATCTCGCCGAAATTGCCCCAAGACCAAGGCCGCTAAATGCATCCCCTCTATGTATCTTATGTCCAGATCACCAGGCCTTGTCTAAACCTCGCCTGCTTTAAACCGATAAATTGGGCTCAGCACGTGAGGTAAATGATGACTTCTTTGATTTACAGCCTTGTATTAAGTGTTTTACTTTTCTCTGTGACGGCCCCGGCTCAAACCGAGCAACAGTTTGTTCGCGAAATCATCCGTCAATCTGGCGGCGAACTTCCTAAAGCGGATGCTGCTAGCGATATTCCTGACGGTCTCAGCACCAAAGATATGAGCCCCGCCTGCGATCCCAAACTCTTTGAAGACAGCCTGTTGGCAAAGAAGGTCTCTTCAGCAGAGTACTATTCACAGATCAAAAGCTACTTCGATAAGTGTGGCAAGGAGCTGTCGTTGAAGTCCGCGGTGGGCGGCCTCGCCAGTTTGGCTAAAGCCTCCTCTTATGAATACCCGTTCTTCCAACACTCTCAGATCAAATCCATCACGATCAAGCTTCCGAATGGCACTCAGGTGCCAGCTATCGCAGCCTTGAAACAAGATCCACGTCCTCGTCCCTTAGTGGTCGTTAAATGTGGAGTCTTCTGTTCTGCGACGGAGTCCCCTTCGATGATAGAAAACTTAATGAGCCTCTTTGACCAAAGCCCCTTCAACGTTGTGCTTTTGGCAAATCAAACCGGCCTGGATCACATCGCGCTTAATCACATTGTTTCCATCGGTGGATGGACTGAAGGAGCTGAAGTGATCGAAGTCGGTCGATGGCTTAAAGACCAATGGGCTTTTAAGGATCGCATTTCCAGCATTCATCTTATGGGTTTAAGCCTTGGTGGCAACGCTGCCGTTTTTGGAGCCGCCTATAATGATATGCAAGCACAACTGGAGGCCCCGAAGGTCTACAGCTCAGTGATGGCCGTATGCCCGGTCGTGGCACTCAAACCAACTTTGCAAAGCCTCTATGGCAGCACCTTGGTGGGAAGCGTGTTTGCGAAACTAACGAAAGATCAATTCTTAGCAGCCCGCAAAGATGTCACGGACGTACCAGATCTTTTGACGACAGAAAATATTCCTTCTAATAAAAAAGATATGACTGATTATCTTGGCCTGATCAATGCGGTCTCTCTTCAGCGCCGCGGGACAGCGGTCTCCGCAAATCAATATTTCAAAAATAACAACTTCTGGAGTCTCCCACAAAAGGTCACAACACCGATGCTCGTCTGGGCCTCGAAGGACGATATTGTTGTCGACAACAAGATCAATGCTCAATCTGTTGAAAACGACCCTTACTACAAGAACTCTTCCACGGTGGGCGTTGTGAATCTTCCTTACGGAAGCCACTGCAGTTTTTCAGCGGCCTATGGAGTGTTGGCTTCGACGATAGTTATGAAAACTTTTGTCCTTGCCCACAGTCCGGAATTTACCGCTTACGATTCACAAAACCAGATGCCTTGGAAGTTTGAATCCAAGAAACTATCTCCAAAGGAAATTCACATCGGTCAAGTTTGGAAGTTCTCGGCCAATTCAGATCAGGTCAAAATCTCTTTTAGAACTTTCACCACAAGCGCGCTGTGCAACGACCCTTGGGCCGGTTCCGACCAATGCATCTCCAGCAAAGAGATTGCAGTCCCGGTGGTCGCATTGGCAAACATGGGAGCTCGCATCCCTGCCAACGCCGCAGAGGCGGCCGCCTTCTCTCGTGAGTTCAATGCCAAAGTGCAATTTAAAACAAAGGATCTCAAGCCTTTGAACGGAACAAACACTTCAGAATTTAATGTGGTTTGGCGCGAAGCTCTGAACTGAGGCACAGACATTTATGTTTGAGGTTCGCTAGTTCGCGCCCGAACTAACGTTCCAGTTCGTATTGACGATGGCGCTCTTCCAACATCTCCAAGAAGTCCTCACGATCGATATACTTCCCACCCATCGCTCCGACGACGGGTGTGACCATTTGCACGTCGATCCAATCATGGCCCTTATTCGATAAATACTCCACGAGAGCCCACAACGCGAGTTTTGAAGCATTGGGCTTTTTGTAAAACATGCTCTCCCCGCTAAAGACACCCTCAACCAGTACGCCGTAGATCCCACCGATCAGAATATTGTTTTCACGAACTTCGACGGATAGACAAAAGCCGGCTTTGAAAAACTCCAAATAAGCTCTTTTCATCAAGGGCAAAATCCAAGTTCCATCCTGACCTGGGCGAGGCTGCTTGGAACACTCTTCGATCACATGATGAAAATCTCTGTTAAAGGTGATTTCAATTTGTGGATTTTTCTTGCGAAAACGGCGCAGACTTTCCGGGACGTGAAAATCATTGAAATCTAAAATGCCACGCTTTTCCGGGGAAAACCACAGCATGGGAAACCCTGCTTGAGGCCAAGGAAAAATCCCCTTCGAATAAGCCGCATACAAAGTGCCCACATCAAGCTTTCCGCCAACGGCCAAAACTCCTTCGGCCATGGTGTCGCGGGGATCTGGAAAATCAACAGATGAATGCAACTTCACGAAGCTTCACTTTCCTTGAGGATTGTAAGTAATGCGATAGATAACTCCAGCCTTGTCGTCAGAAACCAGTAGCGAGCCATCTCTAAGAACCTCAACATCGACGGGACGCCCCCAGGCCTCATCATTCTGCAACCACCCTTCAACAAAACCTTCGACCTTTATTGGTTGACCATTTTGAAGTTGCACGAAGGTCAAACGATATCCTTGAGGTATGCTGCGATTCCAGGAACCGTGTTCAGCAAGAATCACGCTGTTCTGATATTCTTTGGGAAACATTGCTCCTGTATAAAAGCGCATACCTAATGAGGCGACATGGGCACGCAACTCAACTACAGGTGGGGTGTATTTCGCACAATCTTTGTTTTTTCCAAATTCAGGATCTTTGATGTCTTTACCGTGACAATATGGGAAGCCAAAGTGTTGGCCCACCTTCGTAAGATGATTGAGTTCGTCAGGAGGCATATCATCGCCCAACATGTCGCGACCGTTATCCGTAAACCAAAAGTCTTTCGTTAAAGGATCCCAGTCAAACCCAACGGTATTGCGTACGCCCTCTGCAATCACCTCTTTGGAAGTGCCATTCACATCTATACGATAAATTCGTCCATACTCAGTTCCGGTCTCGCAGACATTACAGTTAGCACCGACTGGAACATACAATTTTCCATCGGGACCAAAACGGATAAACTTCCAACCATGATGGCCATCTGAAGGAAATGTCTGCGCCAAAATTCGCGCAGGCTTCAAAGGCCGAGTGACCTTTGCGGGAACATTGAATTCATAAATCCGAGGAATTTCTGCGACATAAAGTTTTCCATCTTTGAAGGCAACACCATTCGGAACGGAAAGTCCTTCTGCGAAAACTTGAACTTTGCCATCTTGAATCACATAAACTTTGTCACTTTCACGCGTTCCCACAAAAATACGTCCATCTTCGGATTGAGCCATAGAGCGCGCATGAGGAACTTCTGCAAAAATAGAAATGGAAAAACCTTTAGGCAACTTCAGCTTTTCCAACGGCAGCTTTACTGCCGCGAAGGCGATATTTGGAATTACCAACAAACTGAGAATAAATGTTTTCATCAAATGCATCCCCGCATGAAAAACACCAATATCACACAAATCTACTCGAGCTTGCCTGCTGTACCTTGGCATACGTCACACTTCCCACAAGGAGTCTCATGCTTATGTCCAAAGTAATGATAAATATAATTCATTCTGCACTCTTTATCCTGCGTGGCCCAACGAACCATTTCAAGAAGTTTAGAGTTTTGCGCGCGTAATACCTGAGGACCATTTTCAGCGGCAAATTGCTCCGCAGTCGGTTCATGAACGCATTGAAACGGAAATGGATCATCTGACTTTTCCAAGCAACCCCAGCGCTCCAAAATACTGACCGCAGCCTCAACCCGGAAGTCACGACGGTTTTTAAAGTTCATCTGTTCGCGCAAGAAATCAAACTTCTCCTGATTCACACGCAGGCGATTGCCTTCAATCAACTGATAGACTTTACGAATGAACTCCGGCTCTGGATGGGACCATTTCAAAAATTCCATTTGAATGCTGACGTCATCTTGATCGTAAAGCAAATGACAAGAAGCCTCTTTGCCGTCACGCCCAGCTCGCCCGACCTCTTGAAAATAGGACTCTAACGCGCTTGGAATTTCCGAATGAATCAGAAGGCGCACGTTATTTTTGTCAATGCCCAAACCAAAAGCGGGCGTCGCCAGCATCAAAGGATTTTCACCAGAGATAAACATTTTCTGATTGCGTTTGCGATCTTGGGGAGGCAGGTCACCATGGTAAACCAAATGTGGAACACCCAATCGATTCAGTGACGAAGAAATCTTTTTTAAAGTTCCGATTAATGAACAATAAATTATCGCCGTCCCGTCATGTTGATGACGAAGAGCCACCATTGCGCGGATTTTTTCATCGATACCGTAAACATCGTGAACTCGCAACGCCAGATTACTGCGCTCAATCCCCGCAGAGATTGTCGGCGCCTCCGGAATGTTCAACTTTGCCAAAATGTCTTTTTGCACTTCGGGAGTGGCCGTTGCCGTCAAAGCCAAAGTCGGAGGGTTCCCCAACAGGGCGCGAAACTCCCCCACCCGAGAATAGTCTGGGCGGAAATCATGCCCCCACTGCGAAATACAGTGAGCCTCATCAATCGCCAGCAACTGAATCTTGCGACCTTCGATGGCTTTCAGGAACTCCGGTTTCCGAAAACGCTCAGGGGTCACATAAAGAAGTTTATAATCGCCTTTGGCCAGGCGCTCTTGGCGCTGCTCCCGCTCGTCCCTGGTTAAGGTCGAATTGAGGCAGGTTGCCGGTATGTTGAGATCACGAGCCTTCAAAACCTGATCCTGCATCAAGGCAATGAGCGGTGAAATGACAATAACAAGTCCGTCTCTAATCTTGGCAGGGAATTGAAAACACAGGCTTTTTCCCATACCGGTCGGCATTAATGCGAGGAGATCTTCATTTGCCCATACTTTACGCAAAATCGCTTCTTGCTCGCCTCGAAAGGCGCTAAACTCAAAATTCTGTTTTAGAAGTTCACTAAGTTGTGAATGGAGGTCTTTCGTCATGCCACCAAGCTTACGTTAATCAGCCCGCCCGAGGCACGCCGTTTCGTCTCAAAAACAGGCTCAATCAGGACGCTCACAGATTTGCATTGCCATGCGTCGTCGGGCTGAGCTAGATTCTTTTTTTGCATCTATATGTAATTGATGGTACTTCGAGTACTTTCATAAAAGTAACCAATAAAAACCAGTGGCTAAACTACTTTGGGCCAGAAATATTTCAGCCCCGAAGTGCAGATAAATCACGGCAAACAGATAACGAAGGGTATGAATATGTCCAAAAAGTGGAATATTGATATGGTCAGAAACATTGGTATCTCGGCTCACATTGACTCGGGAAAAACGACGACTTCTGAACGTATTTTGTTCTATGGAGGAAGAATCCACGCCATCCACGAAGTACGTGGAAAAGACGGCGTTGGGGCGACAATGGACTCCATGGATCTAGAGAGAGAAAAAGGTATCACCATCCAGTCTGCGGCAACTCAGGTTCACTGGAAGGATTATACAATCAACCTAATCGATACTCCGGGGCACGTGGACTTCACAGTTGAAGTTGAACGCTCACTTCGCGTTCTTGACGGAGCTGTATTGCTTCTTTGCGGTGTTGCTGGTGTTCAATCTCAATCAATCACAGTTGACCGTCAGATGAAACGTTACGGCGTTCCTCGTTTGGCATTCGTGAATAAATTGGACCGTCAAGGTGCCAACCCTTATCGCGTTGCTGATGCTTTGGTTGAAAAATTGAGACTTAATGCCGTCATGATCCAAATCCCTGTTGGCTTGGAAGATCAGCACAGAGGAAACGTAGACCTTGTCGACATGAAAGCTTACATCAATGAAGGTGAATCTGGAGAAACTGTTAAGGTAACAGATATTCCACCAGACCTAGTTGAAACAGCTCAAAAGTACCGTCAAATTATGATCGGAAAATTGGCTGATATCGACCCTACCATCGAAGAGAAATTCTTGATGGAAGAAGAGCCAACTAACGATGAGATTCGTGCTGCTATCCGTAAAGGAACTATCAGCTTGAAACTTGTTCCAGTTCTTTGCGGTTCTGCTTACAAAAATAAAGGCGTTCAACGTCTTATGGATGCGGTAACTTACTACCTTCCATCACCTGCTGAGAAAAAAGAGCACGCTCTTGATCTTAACAAAGGCGAAGAGAAGTTTGAGTTGTTCCCAGATCCAAAAAAACCGACAGTTGCTTTGGCATTTAAACTTGCTGAAACTCCATTCGGTCAGTTGACTTACATGCGTGTTTACCAAGGTCAGCTAGCAAAAGGTGCTTTCATCACGAATCAAACGAACAAGAAAGCCGTTAAGATTCCTCGTCTAGTGCGTATGCACTCTGACAAAATGGAAGATATCGACACAGCTTACGCTGGTGACATCGTTGCATTGTTCGGTATCGACTGTGCTTCTGGTGATACTTTCTGTTCTGAAGACATCAACGCTTCTATGCAATCTATGCACGTTCCAGACGCGGTTATCTCTCTTGCAGTTGCTCCTAAAGACAAAACTGCAGCGAATAACTTCTCTAAAGCGTTGCAAAAATTCCGTAAGGAAGACCCTACTTTCCGCGTTCACCGTGACGAGGAATCAAATGAGACTATCATCTCTGGTATGGGTGAGTTGCACTTGGAAATCTACGTTGAACGTATGAAACGTGAATTCAACTGTGAAGTTATCGTTGGTCAACCTCAGGTTGCTTACCGCGAGACGATTTCTCAAGCTGCTGACTACGATTACACTCATAAAAAACAAACGGGTGGTTCGGGTCAATACGCGAAGATCGTTGGTAAAATCCAACCTCTTGCTCCACAAGAAGATGGCTCAGTATTCAAATTCTCTAACGAAGTTGTTGGTGGTCGTATTCCTAAAGAATTCATCCCAGCAGTTGAAGAGGGCTTCAAAGAGCAGACTGTTAAAGGTCCACTCATTGGCTTCCCGATCGTTGGTGTTGAAGTTGTTCTTGAAGACGGCGCATACCATGACGTCGACTCATCATACATGGCGTTCAAAATCGCTGGTATGGCGGCACTTCGTGAAGTTTATGCTGCAGCAAAACCTACAGTTCTTGAGCCTATCATGAAGCTTGAAACTGTCGTTCCAGATGAATATCAAGGTTCAGCGGTTGGTCAAATCAATCAACGCCGTGGTACAATCGTTGGAACAACTGCTTTTGATGGCAACTGCGTGATCGAAGCTGAAGTACCGTTGACAGAAATGTTCGGTTACTCAACTGATCTACGTTCTGCTACTAAAGGTAAAGGTGAGTTCTCTATGGAATTCGCGAAGTACTTGCCAGTACCTCGTAACATTCAAGAAGAACTTGCGAAGAAATACCAAGCGAAGCGCGCAGCTGAGCAGAAGTAATTCTAAGTCCAGACTTCAAAAGCCCGATGGAAACATCGGGCTTTTTTTTGCCCTTTTCTCGCCTCCAGCGTGGGACTGATAAAATAAAAAAGGCTGATCACACTTGATCAGCCTTTTTTATTTTAAATACGTAAAGCTTTTATCAGGGAACTACAAAGGCCACTGATTGCAGTACTCAACCTTATCCGTCGCCAATGTTTTACCGGTCGCCTTATCCACTGTCACACGAGTGATCGTCGTACAGGTTTCTGAAGCGCTGATATCCTCATGTGAAGTCTCAGTATAAACCAGCACGGATCCACGATCTTCAACCTTCACATTGGCACCCAAAGTTTTGCCGGAGTTCTTCACATAGAAAAGCTCTCCTGCCATTCCGCCGCCACCGTCTCCACCGCTATAGCCGCCACCATCGAAAGAGCCACCACCATTGCGGTCATTGCCTTCATAGGTCCCTTCACGTGGATCATGACCTTCACCACCACCGTCTCTATCATCCTGATCTTTTGGAGCTGGTTCAGATTTGCCCTTGCTCTTCGCCTGCACTTCCTCAGAAGTGTTTGCAAAAGAAACTGAAGGGGTTGAGCTCATCGCGAACGAGAGTGCGATCAAGACTGTAAGAGAAAGTGTTTTCATTTTAAGACTCCTTATGAAAACACCCTAGATATCACAACGGCTTCGAGGTTTCCATCCGGCCCCCTCTGCCATTGCCAACATTTCATCACTGTCTAAAATTCTCGCAAATCTTAACCAAAGTTAAGAAGCCCAGAGATGAACTATTCACTCCTACTTAATCGGGGCCACTTCTTTTAAGAACTCCATGAAAGTCGCCCAAGATCTGCGATCAGCTCGTTCATTATAAGCGACACCGGCGCTTGGATTATTGCCTGCCATCTTTTGCGTGAAGGCATGAACCGCATTCGAGTAAGAGATGAACTCATAGTCCACCTTGGCGTCATTCATCTCTTTCACGAAAGCGTCCACTTCATCTTTTTTAACGTAAGGGTCCAAAGCTCCATGCATCACGAGCACTGGGCTTTTGATGTTCTTCGCGTCTAGAGGGTTGGGATTGGACAAAGCTCCATGAAAGCTGGCAATCCCCGCCAGTGCGGCGCCAAAACGACCGAGCTCCAAGGCACCCAATCCACCGAAGCAATAACCGATAACCACAATATGCTTGGGATCCACTCGTTTGTCTTTTTTCACAAGATTGTAAGCAGCCATCTCACGACTGCGCAGAAGCTTGCGATCTTCTTTATATTTGCCGGAAAGGGTTCCTGCCTCATTAACATTGGTAGGACGGAAACCTTTGCCATACACATCCAATGCGAAGGCTACATATCCCTGAGCGGCCAATATCCTGGCATGATCCTTCTCGTGATCTGTGATACCCATCCATTGATGAACAATAAGGACCGCGGGCCGAGGCGTTTTTGCACTGTCGTCGTAGGCCATGAAGCCTTCCAGCTCCGCCTTCCCGTCTTTGTATTCGACAGTCTCCGATTTCACGGCTGCGAAGGCATTAAAACTCAATAAAGCTGTTGCAAAGGTCATGGCAAACACCCGAAACCCCAATGATCTGATCATAAACTGCTCCTTGTTATGGACCAAAGTCTATGGCCCTGGGATTTCAAGGTCAAAGCCACCTGATAAATATCAACAACCTCGAATGGAGACGAGCTGAGGAATGCTCCTAGACTGTGATGAGGTGCGCTATAGACAGCCTAGTTAACAGCTGTGATAGACTTATGGCATCTATGGATTACCACAGGCCTTGGCCATTCATTAACTACTTCCCAACTTTGAGATTGATCCAACCACATCTATGACGATGCTTATATTCTTGTTCATTTCGACATTAACGATTTCCTTTATTTGCTCCATGCTGGAAGCGGTTTTGCTGACCTCAACGTCTGCTTATATTGCGGTCCTCGTTCGCGACAACCATCGCAGCGCCAAACTTCTTGAACATCTCAAAGAAAATCTCGATCGTCCTATTTCCGCGATTTTGACTTTGAACACACTTTCACACACTTTGGGTTCGGCAGCGATTGCCTACCAGGTGCAAGTGCAGTTTGGTGAACATGCGGTGACGGTCGCCTCTTTCATTCTGACTTTTGCGATTTTGTTCATTGCTGAGATCATTCCTAAATCAATCGGCGCAGCTCATTGGAAAGCATTGATCCCCATCTCTGCGTACACCATTCAGTTCATGATCATTATTTTATATCCATTGGTTGTCAGTGCTGAATGGCTCGGTCGCTTCTTCTCAAAATCAGAAGAAGATCCTGAGGTCAGCCGCGAAGAAATTTTGATGACAGCAGAAATCGGCGCCGAAGAAGGCACTCTGAAGAATAAAGAATCCAACATCATCAAAAATCTTCTGATGTTAGATAAGATCTATGTCTCTGATATTATGACTCCCCGTTCAGTCTTCTTTGCTTTGGATAAAGAGCTGACAGTGGAAGAGGTCTTCAACAAATATCGTCCGTTGCGTTTCTCGCGCATACCTGTTTATTCAGGCAGCTTGGACAATATCATAGGC encodes:
- a CDS encoding RecQ family ATP-dependent DNA helicase; protein product: MTKDLHSQLSELLKQNFEFSAFRGEQEAILRKVWANEDLLALMPTGMGKSLCFQFPAKIRDGLVIVISPLIALMQDQVLKARDLNIPATCLNSTLTRDEREQRQERLAKGDYKLLYVTPERFRKPEFLKAIEGRKIQLLAIDEAHCISQWGHDFRPDYSRVGEFRALLGNPPTLALTATATPEVQKDILAKLNIPEAPTISAGIERSNLALRVHDVYGIDEKIRAMVALRHQHDGTAIIYCSLIGTLKKISSSLNRLGVPHLVYHGDLPPQDRKRNQKMFISGENPLMLATPAFGLGIDKNNVRLLIHSEIPSALESYFQEVGRAGRDGKEASCHLLYDQDDVSIQMEFLKWSHPEPEFIRKVYQLIEGNRLRVNQEKFDFLREQMNFKNRRDFRVEAAVSILERWGCLEKSDDPFPFQCVHEPTAEQFAAENGPQVLRAQNSKLLEMVRWATQDKECRMNYIYHYFGHKHETPCGKCDVCQGTAGKLE
- a CDS encoding ABC-F family ATP-binding cassette domain-containing protein; the protein is MLLINTHKLEKAFAGKVLFKNVSLGIEEGDRVGLVGPNGAGKSTLLKILAGRMKPDSGEVTGKKGLRIGFLDQTPVFEPGVSILDAIMSDADYNEHIGPAYEWMARLELSQFGDTFLVEDLSGGWKKRVALARELVRGPELLLLDEPTNHLDVSSILWLEEFLAKAQFATLIITHDRLFLQRVTNKIFDLDPKNPNYLFSIEGEYSDYTEAKELMMAGQEAKEQTMKNTLRRETEWLRRGAKARLTKQKARIDRAYTLKDDVSDLTAKNASRLVKIEFKDADRNPQKLMELNNVTKAYDGRVLFKDFSYLVSPKTRMALLGDNGSGKSTLIRILLGQEQPDTGEVKQAEKLKVAYFEQNRETLNPKQSVLKNICPDGDYVHYQGSYVFARSYLERFQFNRQQVDLPVEKLSGGEQARLRIAQLMLNEAQVLVLDEPTNDLDVATLGVLEESLREFNGAVILVTHDRYFMDQVAKEIIALHKNPDGNTTMERFAGYLQWEEWFDEQKELENQKKEEVKQEAKVAAGKTKKLSFKEKFELENMEATIQGLEAKLEAAQAESVLPEVVSKASKVQELYSEIAKLQAEIERLYARWAELEGKG
- a CDS encoding polysaccharide deacetylase family protein, whose amino-acid sequence is MALAKKLTRGALMITKKVLASLYVVTSVCASLAWGENDATANYVAEYKRVSGAYSDIMKSIENAKNGDEWDEKFHKLQGFMSNPGLDRNSGVALCAHLKSLDHHQLEYVENIIDSEITAISLKSCRAELLTRISYASRFRKASFDLDSDIARIRPIAFEERVVDEKLNVLSNQGFKDKEVMLTFDDGPTKNVTTNILNALKKAGVKGAFFSTGRMALANSEMAKRIVAEGHILGSHSYFHTLMMGRQVNRGKMSYDYFMSEFVGGHMAVYSAAKFIDPFFRFPNGCSNQNMARNVAELGLKNFRWSVDSFDWQFQVSKNPDYEKRRQDILKSFVTQLRASNNKGIVLMHDIFKQSGEALPLILNYLSDNGFKVVLLKPAHRQVTPNQEFPLVTQAYDYINSRGMKLSQVRPATNADGDPVSPEGYKSPVDFFHMFPQLTYQQHAINPAAADCEYR
- a CDS encoding PQQ-dependent sugar dehydrogenase, whose amino-acid sequence is MHLMKTFILSLLVIPNIAFAAVKLPLEKLKLPKGFSISIFAEVPHARSMAQSEDGRIFVGTRESDKVYVIQDGKVQVFAEGLSVPNGVAFKDGKLYVAEIPRIYEFNVPAKVTRPLKPARILAQTFPSDGHHGWKFIRFGPDGKLYVPVGANCNVCETGTEYGRIYRIDVNGTSKEVIAEGVRNTVGFDWDPLTKDFWFTDNGRDMLGDDMPPDELNHLTKVGQHFGFPYCHGKDIKDPEFGKNKDCAKYTPPVVELRAHVASLGMRFYTGAMFPKEYQNSVILAEHGSWNRSIPQGYRLTFVQLQNGQPIKVEGFVEGWLQNDEAWGRPVDVEVLRDGSLLVSDDKAGVIYRITYNPQGK
- the aat gene encoding leucyl/phenylalanyl-tRNA--protein transferase, which gives rise to MKLHSSVDFPDPRDTMAEGVLAVGGKLDVGTLYAAYSKGIFPWPQAGFPMLWFSPEKRGILDFNDFHVPESLRRFRKKNPQIEITFNRDFHHVIEECSKQPRPGQDGTWILPLMKRAYLEFFKAGFCLSVEVRENNILIGGIYGVLVEGVFSGESMFYKKPNASKLALWALVEYLSNKGHDWIDVQMVTPVVGAMGGKYIDREDFLEMLEERHRQYELER